In the genome of Oxalobacter aliiformigenes, one region contains:
- the gshA gene encoding glutamate--cysteine ligase produces MIPHLVTALNGPLHELEKTIIDSTPSIERWFRLEWQDHTPPFYCSVDLRNAGFKLAPVDTNLFPGGFNNLSVEMLPLAVQATMAAIEKYCPDAKNLLLIPESHTRNIYYLQNIARLIRILRQTGLNVRLGSLSEDIKVPTPFTLPDGTTLMLEPLARINNGRRVGVGDFNPCTILLNNDLSSGTPEILKNVYEQSLFPPLHAGWTVRRKSNHFAAYDDVAKRFSKMLGIDPWLINPYFSKCSHVNFGEHEGEECLAASVHSVLIKIRRKYKEYGIKEKPFVIVKADAGTYGMGIMTVTDASEVRELNRKQRNKMSVVKEGLPVRDVIIQEGVHSFERVDDAVAEPVVYMIDRYVVGGFYRVNEKRDINENLNAPGAHFVPLAFAQQHTLPDRSAEPGTTAPNRFYMYGVIARLALLAASVELEKTDPDMQS; encoded by the coding sequence ATGATTCCCCATTTAGTTACCGCACTGAACGGACCTTTGCATGAACTGGAAAAAACCATTATCGACTCGACACCCTCCATTGAAAGATGGTTCAGGCTGGAATGGCAGGATCATACTCCTCCATTCTACTGTTCAGTCGACTTGAGGAATGCCGGTTTCAAGCTGGCGCCAGTCGATACCAATCTTTTTCCTGGCGGGTTTAACAACCTGTCTGTTGAAATGCTGCCGCTGGCTGTACAGGCCACCATGGCCGCCATTGAAAAATACTGTCCGGATGCCAAAAATCTGCTTCTGATTCCGGAAAGTCATACGCGGAATATCTATTACTTGCAAAATATTGCAAGACTGATCCGGATTTTGCGTCAGACAGGCCTTAATGTCCGGCTGGGTTCCTTATCGGAAGATATCAAGGTACCGACTCCGTTTACTCTGCCGGACGGAACGACGCTGATGCTGGAACCTTTGGCGAGAATCAATAACGGACGCCGCGTCGGTGTGGGGGATTTCAATCCGTGTACGATTCTTTTGAACAACGACTTGAGTTCCGGGACTCCCGAAATTCTCAAAAATGTTTATGAACAGAGTCTTTTCCCTCCTTTGCATGCAGGCTGGACTGTCCGTCGCAAAAGCAATCATTTCGCTGCATATGACGATGTCGCCAAACGGTTCTCCAAGATGCTGGGAATCGATCCCTGGCTGATCAATCCGTACTTTTCAAAATGCAGTCATGTCAATTTCGGCGAGCATGAGGGTGAGGAGTGTCTTGCGGCGAGTGTCCATTCCGTACTGATCAAAATCCGAAGGAAGTACAAGGAATATGGTATCAAGGAAAAGCCGTTTGTCATTGTGAAAGCGGATGCAGGAACATACGGTATGGGTATCATGACCGTTACGGATGCAAGCGAAGTCAGGGAACTGAATCGCAAGCAGCGCAACAAGATGTCGGTCGTCAAGGAAGGTCTTCCCGTTCGTGATGTCATTATTCAGGAAGGCGTTCATTCTTTCGAAAGAGTGGATGACGCTGTCGCCGAACCGGTCGTTTACATGATTGACCGGTATGTGGTCGGTGGTTTTTACCGGGTTAATGAAAAGCGCGATATCAATGAAAATCTGAATGCGCCAGGTGCGCATTTCGTTCCGTTGGCCTTCGCACAGCAGCATACGTTACCGGACAGAAGTGCGGAACCGGGGACGACGGCGCCTAACCGGTTTTACATGTATGGGGTGATTGCACGTCTGGCATTGCTGGCGGCTTCGGTCGAACTGGAAAAAACCGATCCCGACATGCAATCGTGA
- the gshB gene encoding glutathione synthase: MELAFYADPLEKFVIKKDSTFALMKEAGERGHRIYAFCQHDLVLNGQNVHARVNGIELTGTEDHRWFDVRETEDRGLETFDAVIVRKDPPFDVEYLNSTYLLELSERKGARIFNRPDALRSHNEKLTIAQFPEFMVPTLVTADQEQLRSFHAEYRDIILKPLNAMGGDGVFRIGEDGLNLGAAIEILTASGRKAVMAQRYIPDIVEGDKRVLLINGQVVPFALARIPQKGEVRGNLAAGGTGRAQLLSERDRQIAETLAPVLADRGLFLVGLDIIGNWLTEVNVTSPTCFREIAQQTGFNVAGLFMDELEKTV; the protein is encoded by the coding sequence ATGGAACTGGCTTTTTATGCGGATCCGCTTGAGAAGTTCGTCATCAAAAAGGATTCGACATTTGCGCTGATGAAGGAAGCGGGGGAAAGAGGGCACCGGATTTATGCTTTCTGTCAGCATGATCTGGTTTTGAACGGGCAGAACGTGCATGCTCGTGTCAATGGTATCGAATTGACGGGTACGGAAGATCACAGGTGGTTTGACGTCCGGGAAACAGAAGATCGGGGACTGGAAACCTTTGATGCGGTGATTGTCAGGAAAGATCCTCCATTTGATGTCGAATATCTTAATTCCACGTATCTTCTCGAATTGTCGGAAAGAAAGGGAGCCAGAATTTTCAATCGTCCCGATGCACTTCGCAGCCATAATGAGAAACTGACGATCGCACAGTTTCCCGAATTCATGGTGCCAACTCTTGTGACGGCGGATCAGGAGCAGTTGCGTTCTTTTCATGCGGAGTATCGTGACATCATATTAAAGCCCTTGAATGCCATGGGGGGAGACGGTGTTTTCAGGATCGGGGAAGACGGCCTCAATCTGGGGGCCGCGATTGAGATATTGACCGCGAGCGGTCGCAAAGCGGTGATGGCCCAGCGATACATTCCGGATATTGTCGAGGGTGACAAAAGGGTTTTGCTGATAAACGGTCAGGTTGTGCCATTTGCTTTGGCCCGTATTCCCCAAAAGGGGGAAGTCAGGGGAAATCTCGCGGCTGGCGGTACGGGCAGGGCACAACTTTTGTCGGAGAGAGACAGGCAAATTGCAGAGACTTTAGCGCCGGTACTTGCAGACAGGGGACTTTTCCTTGTTGGACTGGATATTATCGGCAACTGGTTGACGGAAGTGAATGTGACCAGTCCGACCTGTTTTCGTGAAATCGCGCAACAGACCGGCTTCAATGTGGCCGGTCTGTTTATGGATGAACTGGAAAAAACGGTTTGA
- a CDS encoding PTS sugar transporter subunit IIA, which yields MVGILLLMHEPLAEAFMTTAMHLFEGEQERIEAINVKADQDICDISRMAMDAIGRLDDGSGVLVLTDVLGGTPSNCCHQLSTEHKVQVIAGVSLPMLLRAITYRKSDLETVIEKALSGGKNGAVRIDPC from the coding sequence ATGGTAGGCATATTACTTCTCATGCATGAACCATTGGCGGAGGCGTTCATGACTACCGCAATGCACCTGTTTGAAGGTGAGCAGGAGCGTATTGAAGCAATTAACGTCAAGGCGGATCAGGATATATGCGATATCAGCAGGATGGCCATGGATGCTATCGGCCGGCTTGATGATGGTTCCGGTGTGCTGGTTTTGACGGATGTTTTGGGAGGTACGCCTTCCAACTGTTGTCACCAGCTCAGTACGGAGCACAAGGTACAGGTAATTGCAGGGGTCAGTTTGCCCATGTTGCTAAGAGCGATCACCTATCGGAAAAGCGACTTGGAGACGGTGATCGAAAAGGCTCTTTCCGGCGGCAAAAATGGCGCAGTCCGTATTGATCCCTGCTGA
- a CDS encoding HPr family phosphocarrier protein, translating to MVQTELEIINKLGLHARASAKLTQLASKFSCEVWMTRNNQRINAKSIMGVMMLAAGKGSKILLETDGEDEAECMKALTRLINNRFGEAE from the coding sequence ATGGTACAAACGGAACTGGAAATTATCAATAAACTGGGGTTGCATGCCCGTGCTTCGGCCAAATTGACGCAATTGGCATCGAAGTTCTCATGTGAAGTCTGGATGACTCGGAACAATCAGAGAATCAACGCCAAATCAATCATGGGAGTCATGATGCTGGCGGCCGGAAAAGGATCGAAGATTCTTCTGGAGACAGATGGGGAAGATGAAGCCGAATGCATGAAGGCGTTGACCAGGCTGATCAACAACCGGTTTGGTGAAGCGGAATAG
- the ptsP gene encoding phosphoenolpyruvate--protein phosphotransferase, whose product MASFALFGISVSRGISIGRAHLIAHAAMDTKHYLVPQEKVEAEVERLQQALSTVQKELETIWSNLPVDAPVELGAFLDVHAMILADSMISKEPFNIIRTRRYNAEWALLTQIEELSAKFDHIEDPYLRERKADIQQVSERIMKVLTGTPTDYHPVSPESDSERVDMIVVAYDISPADMLQFRDDTFCGFVSEIGGRNSHAAIVARSIDTPAVFGLAGALSLIRQDDWLIVDADAGIVIVNPTPLVLEQYRARQAAQTKARKKLTKLKRTPAITIDGTPVALLANIEFPDDCTAALENGAIGIGLFRSEFLFMGRSGNVSRIPGEEEQFEAYKKAVTLMKGRPVTIRTLDIGADKPIGTPESSTLNPALGRRAIRYCLAEPELFLVQLRAILRASAFGPVKLLVPMLVHAFEIDQTLALIEQAKTQLREANRKFDENIKVGAMVEVPAAILGLPMFTSRLDFISIGTNDLIQYTLAIDRVDPEVAYLYNPLHPAILSMLSMTIWAADKAGIPVSVCGEVAGDPHLTRLLLGMGLREFSMHPAQLLNVKQEVLSSDLKILKPKVENILALVEEEAIEKAVHDLQLDDMTAGGT is encoded by the coding sequence ATGGCATCTTTTGCACTTTTCGGAATTTCTGTCTCGCGTGGCATATCAATCGGCCGCGCTCATCTGATCGCTCATGCTGCGATGGATACCAAGCATTATCTGGTTCCGCAGGAAAAAGTGGAAGCCGAAGTGGAACGTTTGCAGCAGGCACTGAGTACGGTCCAGAAGGAGCTGGAAACCATCTGGTCGAATTTGCCTGTCGATGCTCCGGTAGAGCTGGGCGCTTTTCTGGATGTGCATGCCATGATTCTTGCGGATTCGATGATTTCGAAAGAACCTTTCAATATCATCCGGACCCGCCGCTACAATGCGGAATGGGCGCTTCTGACCCAGATTGAGGAGCTTTCGGCCAAGTTCGATCATATAGAAGATCCCTATTTGAGGGAGCGCAAGGCGGATATCCAGCAGGTTTCCGAACGGATCATGAAAGTTCTGACCGGTACGCCGACCGATTATCATCCGGTATCCCCGGAATCCGACAGCGAACGCGTCGATATGATTGTCGTCGCTTATGACATTTCGCCTGCCGATATGCTCCAGTTCCGTGATGATACGTTCTGCGGTTTCGTGTCTGAAATAGGTGGAAGGAACTCGCATGCGGCTATTGTGGCCCGAAGTATTGATACGCCAGCCGTTTTCGGTCTTGCCGGGGCTTTGTCGCTGATCAGGCAGGATGACTGGCTGATTGTCGATGCCGATGCCGGTATCGTTATCGTCAACCCGACGCCTCTGGTTCTGGAGCAGTATCGTGCCCGACAGGCTGCCCAGACAAAAGCGAGGAAAAAACTGACCAAACTGAAAAGGACTCCCGCTATAACGATCGACGGAACGCCTGTCGCACTGCTGGCCAATATCGAATTTCCGGATGACTGCACGGCAGCACTGGAAAATGGTGCGATCGGCATCGGGTTGTTCAGGTCTGAATTTCTGTTTATGGGGCGAAGCGGAAACGTCAGCCGGATACCCGGCGAAGAAGAACAGTTCGAAGCCTACAAGAAAGCGGTGACTTTGATGAAAGGCCGGCCTGTCACGATCAGGACACTGGATATCGGTGCTGACAAACCGATCGGCACACCGGAATCCAGTACACTGAATCCGGCACTTGGCAGGCGTGCGATCCGTTATTGTCTGGCCGAGCCGGAACTGTTTCTGGTACAGTTGCGGGCCATATTGAGGGCATCGGCTTTCGGTCCCGTCAAATTGCTGGTTCCCATGCTGGTTCATGCATTCGAGATTGACCAGACATTGGCGCTTATCGAGCAGGCCAAGACACAGTTACGGGAAGCCAACCGAAAGTTCGACGAGAATATCAAGGTCGGTGCCATGGTGGAAGTGCCGGCTGCCATACTGGGCTTGCCGATGTTTACTTCCCGGCTCGATTTCATTTCTATCGGAACGAATGATTTGATACAGTATACTTTGGCGATAGATCGGGTCGATCCGGAAGTAGCTTATCTGTACAACCCGTTGCATCCTGCCATTTTGTCGATGTTGTCGATGACGATCTGGGCGGCGGACAAGGCAGGCATCCCTGTTTCTGTCTGCGGTGAGGTGGCGGGCGATCCCCATTTGACAAGACTTCTGCTGGGAATGGGATTGCGTGAGTTTTCGATGCATCCCGCCCAGCTTCTGAATGTCAAGCAGGAAGTTCTGTCAAGCGATCTGAAAATCCTGAAACCGAAAGTCGAGAATATTCTGGCACTGGTGGAAGAGGAAGCCATTGAAAAGGCCGTGCACGATTTGCAGCTTGATGATATGACTGCTGGGGGAACCTGA
- the metX gene encoding homoserine O-succinyltransferase MetX, with protein sequence MTSVGIVSPLSMHFAEPLILQSGASIANYTLVYETYGELNADRSNAVLICHALNASHHVAGVYANDPKNTGWWDNMVGPGKAVDTDRFFVIGVNNLGSCFGSTGPMDINPQTGKPYGADFPVLTVEDWVNAQARLADALGIERFAAVMGGSLGGMQALAWSMQYPDRVRHAVVIASTARLSAQNIAFNDVARQAILSDPDFHGGDFYAYGVVPKSGLRVARMIGHITYLSNDDMSEKFGRELRSGEYQFGYGVEFEIESYLHYQGEKFSAYFDANTYLLITRALDYFDPAAKHGGDLDKAFAGTQAQYLLVSFTTDWRFSPECSRAIVRSLISNERQVTYAEIDAPHGHDAFLLNDERYHEVVRAYYERIWQETGKDDGS encoded by the coding sequence ATGACATCAGTTGGAATCGTTTCACCGTTGTCGATGCATTTTGCCGAACCACTGATTCTGCAAAGTGGTGCCAGTATTGCCAATTACACACTGGTTTATGAAACATATGGCGAATTGAACGCAGATCGTTCCAATGCCGTATTGATCTGCCATGCCTTGAATGCGTCCCATCATGTTGCAGGAGTGTATGCGAATGATCCGAAAAATACCGGGTGGTGGGACAATATGGTCGGTCCGGGAAAAGCTGTGGATACCGACCGCTTTTTTGTGATAGGTGTCAACAATTTGGGGTCGTGTTTCGGTTCAACCGGTCCGATGGATATCAATCCGCAGACCGGAAAACCGTACGGAGCGGATTTTCCGGTATTGACGGTGGAAGACTGGGTCAATGCGCAGGCACGTCTGGCCGATGCCTTGGGTATCGAGAGATTTGCCGCCGTTATGGGCGGTTCTCTCGGAGGAATGCAGGCGTTGGCATGGAGCATGCAGTATCCTGACCGGGTGCGTCATGCTGTCGTGATTGCTTCAACTGCCCGGTTGTCGGCACAGAATATCGCATTCAACGATGTCGCCCGGCAGGCGATATTGTCGGATCCCGATTTTCACGGAGGGGACTTCTACGCGTATGGTGTCGTTCCGAAAAGCGGTTTGCGTGTTGCACGCATGATCGGGCATATTACCTACTTGTCCAATGACGACATGTCGGAAAAATTCGGCCGTGAATTGCGATCCGGTGAATACCAATTCGGTTATGGCGTCGAATTTGAAATCGAATCCTATCTGCATTATCAGGGGGAGAAGTTTTCTGCCTACTTTGATGCCAATACCTATTTGCTGATTACACGGGCACTGGATTATTTCGATCCGGCGGCCAAACATGGCGGTGATCTGGACAAGGCGTTTGCCGGAACCCAAGCCCAATATTTGCTGGTTTCGTTCACAACGGACTGGCGGTTTTCGCCGGAATGCAGTCGCGCAATAGTCCGTTCCCTGATCAGTAATGAACGGCAGGTCACTTATGCCGAAATTGATGCGCCTCATGGCCACGATGCCTTTTTGCTGAATGATGAACGTTATCATGAGGTCGTTCGGGCGTATTATGAACGTATCTGGCAGGAAACCGGAAAGGATGACGGATCATGA
- the metW gene encoding methionine biosynthesis protein MetW has product MNVPKLKKLRADLAFISNWVESGAHVLDLGCGDGAMLEYLQLTKKCTGYGIEIDDLKIPGCILRGVSVIQHDLEKGLSFFRNDTFDSVLCLSALQMMKNVEELLREIVRVGNEAIVSFPNFAYWPHRLALLNGHMPVSAELPYEWYDTPNLRCATIRDFENLAEQVGLKVIDCVALHDGKPVKLVPNWRGSLAIFRLQKKIAAYS; this is encoded by the coding sequence ATGAATGTGCCGAAACTGAAAAAATTGCGGGCCGATCTGGCGTTTATTTCAAACTGGGTCGAAAGCGGCGCCCATGTGCTGGATCTTGGCTGTGGTGACGGTGCCATGCTGGAATATCTGCAGCTGACGAAAAAGTGTACCGGTTATGGTATCGAAATCGACGATCTGAAGATACCCGGATGTATCCTCCGCGGTGTCAGTGTTATCCAGCATGATCTGGAAAAAGGGCTTTCTTTTTTCAGGAACGATACGTTCGATTCGGTTCTGTGCCTGTCTGCCTTGCAAATGATGAAAAACGTGGAAGAACTGTTGCGGGAAATCGTCCGTGTCGGAAATGAAGCGATTGTCTCGTTTCCGAATTTTGCCTATTGGCCACACCGTCTTGCCCTGTTGAACGGGCATATGCCGGTTTCCGCCGAGTTGCCTTACGAGTGGTATGACACACCGAATCTTCGGTGTGCCACTATACGGGATTTCGAGAATCTGGCTGAGCAGGTCGGATTGAAGGTGATCGATTGTGTCGCATTGCATGACGGAAAACCGGTCAAGCTCGTACCGAACTGGCGGGGAAGTCTTGCCATCTTCAGGTTACAGAAAAAAATAGCGGCTTATTCGTAA
- a CDS encoding AmpG family muropeptide MFS transporter, which translates to MAFPKKWHAVFDPRLLICVFLGFSSGLPLFILLTLLQAWLAKSGLDVQALGLFALVMFPYTWKFLWAPLMDRYSFRFLGRRRGWMALTQAGLFVSIGLLGALDPGRQLVLVGLLTAFIAFLSSSQDIVIDAYRRELLPDEEQGLGSAIHVNAYRVSGMVPGALSLILADMMSWPTVFWITAAFMLPGLVCTLVIREPDIHGAPPKTIKEAVVLPFTEFIGRAGWKSALLILTFIFLYKLGDSLATALATKFYLDLGFSMTQIGIIAKTTGFWASLIGGLLGGIWIIGLGINRALWVFGAVQALAILGFSWLAINGANPMLLAFVIGFEAFGVGLGTAAFVAYIARTTDERYTATQFALFTSLAAVPRTFINASAGYIVDMTGWFMFFNLCFVLALPGMLLLPKVAPWRQKRE; encoded by the coding sequence ATGGCATTCCCGAAAAAATGGCACGCCGTATTCGATCCGCGCCTGCTGATTTGCGTGTTTCTCGGTTTTTCTTCCGGGTTGCCGTTATTTATTCTTCTTACCCTTTTGCAGGCCTGGCTGGCCAAATCAGGACTTGATGTTCAGGCACTTGGTCTTTTTGCGCTGGTGATGTTTCCCTATACCTGGAAATTTCTCTGGGCACCGCTCATGGATCGTTATTCCTTTCGCTTTCTGGGACGCCGTCGCGGATGGATGGCGTTAACCCAGGCCGGTTTGTTTGTTTCGATCGGATTGCTGGGAGCGCTTGATCCGGGCCGGCAGCTCGTTCTGGTCGGTTTGCTGACGGCATTTATCGCTTTTCTTTCTTCCAGTCAGGATATTGTCATCGATGCCTATCGTCGGGAGCTGCTGCCGGATGAAGAACAGGGATTGGGAAGCGCCATCCACGTCAATGCCTATCGGGTTTCGGGAATGGTACCGGGAGCATTGTCGCTTATACTGGCTGATATGATGAGCTGGCCGACAGTGTTCTGGATTACCGCCGCATTCATGTTGCCGGGTCTGGTTTGTACACTGGTCATTCGTGAGCCGGATATTCATGGTGCACCGCCGAAAACGATCAAGGAAGCGGTGGTTTTGCCATTTACCGAATTTATCGGACGTGCCGGCTGGAAAAGCGCTCTGTTGATATTGACGTTCATATTTCTTTACAAGCTGGGCGATAGCCTGGCAACTGCGCTTGCCACCAAATTTTATCTTGATCTCGGTTTTTCCATGACCCAGATCGGAATCATCGCGAAAACGACCGGCTTTTGGGCGAGCCTGATCGGTGGATTGCTGGGGGGAATATGGATTATCGGTCTGGGAATCAACCGGGCACTCTGGGTTTTTGGTGCCGTACAGGCGCTGGCCATACTCGGATTCTCCTGGCTTGCCATAAATGGTGCCAATCCGATGCTTCTTGCCTTTGTGATCGGTTTCGAAGCATTTGGCGTCGGATTGGGAACTGCCGCGTTTGTGGCCTATATCGCCCGGACAACGGATGAACGTTATACCGCTACCCAGTTCGCCCTGTTTACCAGTCTGGCCGCTGTGCCGAGAACGTTCATTAACGCGTCGGCCGGTTACATCGTCGATATGACAGGCTGGTTCATGTTTTTCAACTTATGTTTTGTACTGGCGTTGCCGGGTATGTTGTTATTGCCGAAAGTAGCGCCCTGGCGGCAAAAGCGGGAATAA
- the trpB gene encoding tryptophan synthase subunit beta: MAQQFLEMPDKDGYFGEYGGQIVPPELKAVMDEIAAAYDEVSKTKAFQDELQELYADFVGRPSPIFYAKRLSERQGGARIFLKREDLNHTGAHKINHCLGQALLAKYMGKTKVLAETGAGQHGVALATACALVGIPCEIHMGEIDIKKEHPNVTKMKILGCHLIPVTRGTKTLKDAVDSAFEEYLKDPKNFLYAIGSVVGPHPFPKMVRDFQSIVGKEARAQFLARENRLPDVVTACVGGGSNAIGIFTEFLPDESVRLVGIEPAGKGLDTPDNAATLSLGKKGVLHGFKCYTLQDEKGELLPVYSIASGLDYPGVGPQHCYLKDIGRVEYEAITDKECLDAFLTLSRIEGIIPALESSHAVAYAMKIARELGPDKTILVNLSGRGDKDADFIANYLGIN, from the coding sequence ATGGCTCAGCAGTTTTTGGAAATGCCGGATAAAGATGGCTATTTCGGTGAATATGGCGGACAAATCGTGCCGCCGGAACTGAAAGCGGTGATGGATGAAATTGCCGCGGCTTATGATGAGGTCAGCAAAACGAAAGCATTTCAGGATGAATTGCAGGAACTGTATGCCGATTTTGTCGGTCGTCCGAGCCCCATTTTTTATGCCAAGAGATTGTCCGAACGTCAGGGGGGAGCCCGTATCTTTCTGAAACGGGAAGATCTGAATCATACCGGTGCACACAAGATCAATCATTGCCTTGGACAGGCATTGCTCGCCAAGTATATGGGAAAAACGAAAGTACTGGCTGAAACCGGAGCCGGTCAGCACGGTGTGGCACTTGCTACGGCCTGTGCGCTGGTCGGTATTCCCTGTGAAATCCATATGGGGGAAATCGATATCAAAAAAGAGCATCCCAATGTGACCAAGATGAAAATTCTCGGATGTCATCTCATTCCCGTTACAAGGGGAACCAAAACACTCAAGGATGCGGTCGACAGTGCATTTGAAGAGTACCTGAAAGATCCGAAGAATTTTCTGTATGCAATCGGTTCGGTCGTCGGTCCTCATCCTTTTCCGAAAATGGTGCGCGATTTCCAGAGCATTGTCGGAAAAGAAGCGCGCGCGCAGTTTCTGGCTCGCGAAAACAGATTGCCTGATGTCGTGACGGCCTGTGTCGGAGGCGGTTCGAACGCGATCGGTATCTTTACCGAATTTTTGCCGGATGAATCGGTCAGACTGGTAGGTATCGAGCCGGCTGGCAAGGGACTCGATACACCGGATAATGCCGCAACACTAAGCCTTGGGAAAAAAGGAGTCCTGCACGGCTTCAAGTGTTATACGTTGCAGGATGAAAAAGGGGAGTTGTTGCCGGTCTATTCCATAGCATCCGGTCTGGACTATCCCGGAGTCGGTCCACAGCATTGTTATCTCAAGGATATCGGCCGTGTCGAATATGAAGCGATTACAGACAAGGAATGTCTTGATGCCTTTCTGACATTGTCACGGATCGAAGGCATCATTCCGGCACTGGAAAGCTCGCATGCTGTCGCCTATGCCATGAAAATTGCCAGGGAACTGGGACCGGATAAAACCATTCTGGTCAATCTGTCCGGAAGAGGCGACAAGGATGCCGATTTCATTGCCAATTATCTTGGCATCAACTGA
- a CDS encoding exodeoxyribonuclease III encodes MLSITTANLNGIRSAVKKGFLEWIALTAPDFVCIQEIKAQSSDITPSVANPDGLTGYFDCARKKGYSGVGIYSRYKPDQVIHGFGSTEFDTEGRYLQCDYKNFSLISLYAPSGSSSPERQAAKFRFMDEFFPYLKKLKDSGREFIICGDWNIAHREIDLKNWKSNQKNSGFLPEERAWLSRIFDELGLIDVYRMLHPDTTGESYTWWSNRGQAWQKNVGWRIDYQIATPGMARKAVSASIYKETRFSDHAPLTIRYDREP; translated from the coding sequence ATGCTCTCGATTACCACAGCCAATCTTAATGGCATCCGTTCCGCGGTCAAAAAGGGATTTCTGGAATGGATCGCCCTGACCGCACCGGACTTTGTCTGCATTCAGGAAATCAAGGCCCAATCCAGCGACATAACACCGTCTGTCGCCAATCCTGACGGACTGACGGGCTACTTTGACTGCGCCCGGAAAAAAGGGTATTCCGGCGTCGGAATATACAGCAGATACAAGCCCGATCAGGTCATACATGGCTTTGGCAGTACGGAATTCGATACTGAAGGCCGTTATTTGCAATGCGACTACAAAAATTTCAGCCTGATTTCCCTTTATGCGCCTTCCGGCTCGTCTTCCCCCGAACGTCAGGCGGCCAAATTCCGCTTTATGGATGAGTTTTTTCCGTATCTGAAAAAACTCAAGGACAGTGGTCGCGAATTTATTATTTGCGGTGACTGGAACATCGCTCACCGTGAAATCGATCTGAAGAACTGGAAAAGCAACCAGAAAAACTCCGGTTTTCTGCCGGAAGAACGTGCATGGCTGTCCCGCATATTTGATGAACTCGGTCTGATCGACGTATACAGAATGCTCCATCCCGACACGACAGGCGAATCATATACATGGTGGAGTAACCGGGGACAGGCCTGGCAGAAAAATGTGGGATGGCGCATCGATTACCAGATCGCCACCCCCGGCATGGCCCGTAAAGCCGTTTCAGCCAGCATCTACAAGGAAACGCGCTTTTCCGATCATGCGCCCCTGACAATCCGATACGACAGGGAACCCTGA
- the pyrE gene encoding orotate phosphoribosyltransferase — translation MSALREDFIRFAVECGVLRFGEFVTKAGRTSPYFFNAGLFNDGQSLGKLADYYAETLLQSGVGFDMLFGPAYKGIPLVAAVSMALAKKGRNVPFAYNRKEAKDHGEGGIIVGAPLKGRVVIIDDVISAGTSVNESVGIIRKSDAVPSVVLIALDRMERSGKDDALSEFSAVQEVQKAHGLTVLSIANLDDLLGYLEKAGTTEALNRYRKAVKAYRDKYGAMN, via the coding sequence GTGAGTGCATTAAGAGAGGATTTTATCCGCTTTGCTGTTGAGTGCGGTGTTTTGCGTTTTGGCGAATTTGTGACAAAGGCGGGAAGAACTTCTCCCTATTTTTTCAATGCCGGTTTGTTCAATGACGGCCAGTCGCTTGGAAAGCTTGCCGATTATTATGCCGAGACACTGCTTCAGTCCGGTGTCGGATTCGACATGCTGTTCGGTCCGGCTTATAAAGGAATACCGCTTGTTGCGGCGGTATCCATGGCACTGGCGAAAAAAGGAAGAAATGTTCCTTTTGCCTACAATCGCAAGGAAGCCAAAGATCATGGCGAGGGAGGCATCATTGTCGGCGCGCCTTTGAAAGGGCGTGTTGTCATTATCGATGATGTCATTTCCGCGGGAACGTCGGTCAATGAATCTGTTGGAATTATCCGGAAGTCGGATGCGGTTCCCAGCGTCGTATTGATCGCGCTGGACCGTATGGAACGTTCGGGCAAGGATGATGCATTGTCGGAATTCTCAGCCGTTCAGGAAGTACAGAAAGCGCATGGCCTTACCGTTCTTTCCATTGCCAATCTGGACGATTTGCTCGGTTATCTGGAAAAGGCCGGTACGACAGAAGCACTGAATCGGTACCGGAAAGCAGTCAAGGCGTATCGGGATAAGTATGGTGCGATGAATTGA